Proteins encoded in a region of the Haloarchaeobius salinus genome:
- a CDS encoding DUF7123 family protein encodes MSTSTAATTDLSTKQHRILEYLREKGQTKTYFKSRLIGDDLDMTAKEVGTNMTAIQRGEFDVAVEKWGYSSSTTWKVTV; translated from the coding sequence ATGAGCACGAGCACGGCCGCGACGACCGACCTCTCGACCAAGCAGCACCGGATCCTGGAGTACCTCCGGGAGAAGGGCCAGACGAAGACCTACTTCAAGTCCAGGCTCATCGGTGACGACCTCGACATGACCGCGAAGGAGGTCGGCACGAACATGACCGCCATCCAGCGCGGCGAGTTCGACGTGGCCGTCGAGAAGTGGGGCTACTCCTCCTCGACGACCTGGAAGGTCACGGTCTGA
- a CDS encoding flippase-like domain-containing protein, producing MSEESVSVSVVLPAYNEAATIETTVETTLSTLAAFLPADSYEVIVAEDGCEDRTPEIADELAAADDRVRHFHSDQRLGRGGALERAFRASHGDTLVYFDTDLATDMRHLEELVESVRTDGYDVVTGSRWMAGNVADRPAKRGVPSRVYNGLTRLFLRSDLRDHQCGFKAFDREALLALLDDVEDQHWFWDTEVLVKAQRRGFRVKEFAVDWEPKGDTKVDLVRDVFGMGSQILRTWWQLSVSPRVNRRVGIVAGTLLTFVAVFLMAVLYLEPDKVWSNLQAADLTLVAVAAAIYVLSWPLRGLRYRDILEEIGFRSKVGFLTGAIFISQTGNLVFPARLGDGVRAYVMKARRDVPYSSGFASLAVERVFDLLTITVLAGSVMLALVASGDAGSVASALAGETVGPRYESAARYASYVAAFVGTAAVVAVVAIVVSARSDRNLVRPLVDRLSDDSYAMEVVAVVERFVGDVQTVAGSRRSFAVVGGSSLLVWTLDVFTGIVVMLAVGIELPVATLVAVGFFAVSVGNLAKVLPLSPGGVGLYEGAFTALVVGLAPGVTVELAVTAAIVDHAVKNVVTVIGGLGSMLALNVSLTEAVEESTEAREAGEAVTGE from the coding sequence ATGAGCGAGGAGTCGGTCTCGGTGAGCGTCGTCCTCCCGGCCTACAACGAGGCCGCGACTATCGAGACGACCGTCGAGACCACGCTGTCGACGCTCGCCGCCTTCCTCCCCGCGGACTCGTACGAGGTCATCGTCGCGGAGGACGGCTGCGAGGACCGGACACCCGAGATCGCCGACGAGTTGGCCGCCGCGGACGACCGGGTGCGGCACTTCCACTCCGACCAGCGGCTCGGCCGCGGCGGTGCGCTCGAACGCGCGTTCCGTGCGAGCCATGGGGACACGCTGGTCTACTTCGACACCGACCTCGCGACGGACATGCGCCACCTCGAGGAGCTCGTCGAGAGCGTCCGCACCGACGGCTACGACGTCGTCACCGGCTCGCGCTGGATGGCCGGGAACGTCGCGGACCGACCCGCGAAGCGGGGCGTGCCGAGCCGCGTCTACAACGGACTGACGCGGCTGTTCCTCCGGTCCGACCTCCGCGACCACCAGTGCGGCTTCAAGGCGTTCGACCGCGAGGCGCTCTTGGCCCTGCTCGACGACGTCGAGGACCAGCACTGGTTCTGGGACACCGAGGTGCTCGTCAAGGCACAGCGACGCGGCTTCCGGGTGAAGGAGTTCGCGGTCGACTGGGAGCCGAAGGGCGACACGAAGGTCGACCTCGTCCGCGACGTGTTCGGGATGGGCAGCCAGATACTCCGGACGTGGTGGCAGCTGTCGGTCTCGCCGCGCGTGAACCGCCGTGTCGGCATCGTCGCCGGCACGCTGCTCACCTTCGTCGCCGTCTTCCTCATGGCGGTCCTCTACCTCGAACCGGACAAGGTCTGGTCGAACCTGCAGGCGGCCGACCTGACGCTCGTCGCCGTCGCCGCGGCCATCTACGTCCTCTCGTGGCCGCTACGCGGGCTGCGCTACCGGGACATCCTCGAGGAGATCGGCTTCCGGTCGAAGGTCGGCTTTCTGACCGGAGCCATCTTCATCAGCCAGACCGGGAACCTCGTGTTCCCCGCACGGCTCGGCGACGGCGTCCGGGCGTACGTGATGAAGGCACGCCGCGACGTGCCGTACTCCTCGGGCTTCGCGTCGCTGGCGGTCGAACGCGTCTTCGACCTGCTCACCATCACGGTGCTCGCGGGCTCGGTGATGCTCGCGCTCGTCGCCAGCGGGGACGCGGGCTCGGTCGCCAGCGCCCTCGCCGGCGAGACCGTCGGGCCGCGCTACGAGTCCGCCGCCCGGTACGCGAGCTACGTCGCAGCGTTCGTCGGGACCGCGGCGGTGGTCGCCGTCGTCGCCATCGTCGTCTCGGCGCGCTCGGACCGGAACCTCGTGCGACCGCTGGTGGACCGGCTCAGCGACGACTCCTACGCGATGGAGGTCGTCGCCGTCGTCGAGCGCTTCGTCGGGGACGTCCAGACGGTCGCGGGCTCGCGGCGCTCCTTCGCGGTCGTCGGCGGGTCGAGCCTGCTCGTCTGGACGCTCGACGTCTTCACCGGTATCGTCGTCATGCTCGCGGTCGGCATCGAGCTACCCGTGGCGACGCTCGTCGCGGTCGGTTTCTTCGCGGTCAGCGTCGGCAACCTCGCGAAGGTGCTCCCGCTGTCGCCCGGCGGGGTCGGCCTGTACGAGGGCGCGTTCACCGCGCTCGTCGTCGGGCTCGCGCCGGGCGTCACCGTAGAGCTCGCGGTGACGGCGGCCATCGTCGACCACGCGGTGAAGAACGTCGTCACCGTCATCGGCGGGCTCGGCTCGATGCTGGCGTTGAACGTCTCGCTCACCGAAGCTGTCGAGGAGAGCACGGAGGCCCGGGAGGCCGGCGAGGCGGTAACCGGGGAGTAG
- a CDS encoding zinc ribbon domain-containing protein, with translation MGRIRRLVAVILSFLFPGLGHVYVRRFQRGLGFAAMAVGVVLLLGPPLPTSGPVVESALEAWEASSFEANVALSAVEFAAMLDVYLLERSTADPETAASCPNCGRELDESLSFCPWCAHELRAE, from the coding sequence ATGGGACGGATTCGGCGGCTCGTCGCGGTCATCCTCTCGTTCCTGTTCCCGGGGCTCGGTCACGTCTACGTCCGCCGGTTCCAGCGCGGACTCGGCTTCGCGGCGATGGCGGTGGGCGTCGTCCTCCTGCTCGGGCCGCCGCTCCCGACCAGCGGTCCGGTCGTCGAGTCGGCCCTCGAAGCCTGGGAGGCATCGTCGTTCGAGGCGAACGTCGCGCTGAGCGCCGTGGAGTTCGCGGCGATGCTCGACGTGTACCTGCTGGAGCGCTCGACGGCCGACCCCGAAACCGCGGCGAGCTGTCCGAACTGCGGTCGCGAACTGGACGAGTCGCTCTCGTTCTGTCCCTGGTGTGCCCACGAACTCCGGGCCGAGTAG
- a CDS encoding NfeD family protein, with the protein MAPLLDVDLLPFLLFLAGTGLMILEALAPGAHFIVIGIALFVAGLIGMLFSPLGTAPAMAIMVLGIGLATLWVYREFDFYGGKGTGKTSSSDDLHGARATVTQAVTATEGQVRVIEGGGFNPNYSARTEFGEIPEGTEVIVTDPGGGNVLNVAPTDREDDIDRELRRDRERRDRDSSVEPEGDNEDVEPA; encoded by the coding sequence ATGGCACCGCTACTCGACGTCGACCTGCTCCCGTTCCTCCTGTTTCTCGCGGGAACGGGGCTGATGATACTGGAGGCGCTCGCTCCCGGCGCGCACTTCATCGTCATCGGCATCGCCCTCTTCGTGGCGGGTCTCATCGGTATGCTGTTCTCCCCGCTGGGAACCGCGCCGGCGATGGCGATAATGGTCCTCGGCATCGGCCTCGCGACGCTGTGGGTCTACCGCGAGTTCGACTTCTACGGCGGGAAGGGGACCGGGAAGACGAGCAGCTCCGACGACCTCCACGGTGCGCGGGCGACGGTGACCCAAGCGGTCACGGCGACGGAGGGGCAGGTCAGGGTCATCGAGGGCGGCGGCTTCAACCCGAACTACAGCGCCCGGACCGAGTTCGGCGAGATACCGGAGGGTACGGAGGTCATCGTCACCGACCCCGGCGGTGGCAACGTGTTGAACGTCGCGCCGACCGACCGGGAGGACGACATCGACCGCGAGCTCAGGCGCGACCGCGAACGCCGGGACCGCGACTCCTCGGTGGAGCCCGAGGGCGACAACGAGGACGTCGAGCCGGCCTGA
- the pyk gene encoding pyruvate kinase has translation MRNAKIVCTLGPATESVSQIRELAEAGMSVGRINSSHGTLASRAELVEHLRQVDEETADPVATMVDLQGPEVRTAPLDEPIVVETGSTVRFVEGDAATPTEIGLSYDIRAVEPGDSVLLDDGRIETTVERVEDDAVVAHVDAGGELGGRKGVNTPGVDLNLDVVTEKDRRDLELAAEHEVDFVAASFVRSAADVVEVSEVLEEFGADIPVVAKIERAGAVDNLDEIIDTAYGVMVARGDLGVECPMEDVPMIQKRIIRKCRGTGTPVITATEMLDSMVEQRRPTRAEASDVANAVLDGTDAVMLSAETAVGKHPVAVVEAMDRIVRQVERSEEYEELNEQRVPPAGDSRTDALARSARYLARDVGASAVVAASESGYTALKTAKYRPGVPVVATTPTDRVRRQLSLTWGVAAQYAPFDADGIDAVIESAVQAALESGVADSGDTVVVLSGMMTELEGTQTTNTLKVHVAAETLATGRSVVSGYVTGPVVRAPDGDLSSVPDGAVLALGPGFEGEFEGDVTRIGGIVDARPGMTGYPAMVAREVDVPMVSGADLGDVADGTTVTVDADRGVVYEGEIRRREDAGVRPTGV, from the coding sequence ATGAGAAACGCGAAGATCGTCTGCACGCTCGGTCCGGCGACCGAGTCGGTGAGCCAGATCCGGGAGCTCGCCGAGGCCGGGATGTCCGTCGGACGGATCAACTCGAGCCACGGCACCCTGGCGTCGCGGGCCGAACTCGTCGAACACCTCCGGCAGGTCGACGAGGAGACGGCAGACCCGGTGGCGACGATGGTCGACCTCCAGGGGCCGGAGGTCCGGACCGCACCGCTCGACGAGCCCATCGTCGTCGAGACGGGGTCGACCGTCCGGTTCGTGGAAGGCGACGCTGCGACGCCGACCGAGATCGGCCTCTCCTACGACATCCGCGCGGTCGAACCCGGCGACAGCGTCCTGCTGGACGACGGCCGCATCGAGACGACCGTCGAGCGTGTCGAGGACGACGCGGTCGTCGCACACGTCGACGCCGGCGGCGAGCTCGGCGGGCGCAAGGGCGTCAACACGCCGGGCGTCGACCTGAACCTCGACGTGGTCACCGAGAAGGACCGACGGGACCTCGAGCTGGCCGCCGAACACGAGGTCGACTTCGTGGCGGCGAGCTTCGTCCGGAGCGCGGCCGACGTGGTCGAGGTGTCGGAGGTGCTCGAGGAGTTCGGTGCGGACATCCCGGTCGTCGCGAAGATCGAGCGCGCCGGCGCGGTCGACAACCTCGACGAGATCATCGACACCGCCTACGGTGTGATGGTCGCCCGCGGCGACCTCGGCGTCGAGTGCCCGATGGAGGACGTGCCGATGATACAGAAGCGCATCATCCGCAAGTGCCGCGGGACGGGGACGCCGGTCATCACGGCGACGGAGATGCTCGACTCGATGGTCGAGCAGCGCCGGCCGACCCGGGCGGAGGCCTCGGACGTCGCCAACGCCGTCCTCGACGGCACCGACGCGGTGATGCTCTCGGCGGAGACGGCGGTCGGCAAGCATCCCGTCGCCGTCGTCGAGGCGATGGACCGCATCGTCCGGCAGGTCGAGCGCAGCGAGGAGTACGAGGAGCTGAACGAGCAGCGGGTGCCACCCGCCGGTGACTCGCGGACCGACGCGCTCGCCCGGTCAGCCCGCTACCTCGCCCGCGACGTGGGAGCGAGCGCGGTCGTCGCCGCGTCCGAGTCCGGCTACACCGCGCTGAAGACCGCGAAGTACCGACCCGGCGTGCCCGTCGTCGCGACGACGCCGACTGACCGGGTGCGTCGCCAGCTCTCGCTCACCTGGGGCGTCGCCGCCCAGTACGCCCCGTTCGACGCGGACGGCATCGACGCCGTCATCGAGAGCGCGGTGCAGGCCGCACTGGAGTCCGGCGTCGCCGACAGCGGCGATACGGTGGTCGTCCTCTCCGGCATGATGACCGAGCTCGAGGGCACACAGACGACGAACACGCTGAAGGTCCACGTCGCGGCGGAGACGCTCGCGACCGGCCGGTCGGTCGTCTCCGGCTACGTCACCGGCCCGGTGGTGCGTGCACCGGACGGCGACCTCTCGAGCGTCCCCGACGGGGCCGTCCTCGCGCTCGGCCCCGGCTTCGAGGGCGAGTTCGAGGGCGACGTGACCCGCATCGGCGGTATCGTCGACGCCCGGCCCGGCATGACCGGCTACCCCGCGATGGTCGCTCGGGAGGTCGACGTGCCGATGGTCAGCGGCGCGGACCTCGGTGACGTCGCCGACGGCACGACCGTCACCGTCGACGCCGACCGGGGCGTCGTCTACGAGGGAGAGATACGGCGACGGGAGGATGCCGGCGTGCGACCCACCGGGGTTTAG
- a CDS encoding SPFH domain-containing protein, which yields MEPTPLQTLPALGFVFAIIGILIIVALASAVKIVQPTEKRTLTVLGEYRGLLEPGIHFVPPFVSSTVSFDMRTQTLDVPPQEAITRDNSPVVADAVVYIRVMDAGKAFLEVEDYKNAVENLAQTTLRAVIGDMELDDTLNKRQEINARIREELDEPTDEWGVRVESVEVREVNPSKDVQQAMEQQTSAERRRRAMILEAQGERRSAVEKAEGDKQSEIIRAQGQKQSQILEAQGDAISTVLRAKSAESMGERAVIDKGLEALEHIGTSESTTFVLPQELSSMLGRYGKHLTGSDIKQSEADLDSRDFDEETREMLGLDDIEEILGQIDQEAEMDVEKMEQQAEAVKQGQDPRKIKSSDEVIDEADDEFSGGDYDVEQEMSDDEELTETE from the coding sequence ATGGAACCGACCCCGCTACAGACGCTCCCGGCGCTCGGGTTCGTATTCGCGATTATCGGAATACTGATAATCGTCGCCCTGGCGTCGGCGGTGAAGATCGTCCAGCCGACGGAGAAGCGAACGCTCACCGTCCTCGGTGAGTACCGCGGGCTGCTCGAACCGGGCATCCACTTCGTCCCGCCGTTCGTGTCGAGCACGGTGAGCTTCGACATGCGGACGCAGACGCTCGACGTCCCGCCACAGGAGGCCATCACCCGGGACAACTCACCGGTCGTCGCGGACGCCGTGGTCTACATCCGCGTCATGGACGCGGGCAAGGCGTTCCTCGAGGTCGAGGACTACAAGAACGCCGTCGAGAACCTCGCCCAGACCACCCTCCGGGCGGTCATCGGCGACATGGAGCTCGACGACACGCTGAACAAGCGCCAGGAGATCAACGCCCGCATCCGCGAGGAGCTCGACGAGCCAACCGACGAGTGGGGTGTCCGGGTCGAGAGCGTGGAGGTCCGCGAGGTCAACCCCTCGAAGGACGTCCAGCAGGCGATGGAGCAGCAGACCTCCGCCGAGCGCCGTCGCCGCGCCATGATCCTCGAGGCGCAGGGTGAACGCCGCAGCGCGGTCGAGAAGGCGGAGGGTGACAAGCAGAGCGAGATCATCCGCGCACAGGGCCAGAAGCAGAGCCAGATCCTCGAGGCGCAGGGTGACGCCATCTCGACGGTGCTGCGTGCGAAGTCCGCCGAGTCGATGGGCGAGCGCGCGGTCATCGACAAGGGGCTGGAGGCGCTCGAACACATCGGGACCAGCGAGTCCACGACGTTCGTGCTGCCCCAGGAGCTGTCGTCGATGCTCGGCCGGTACGGCAAGCACCTCACCGGCAGTGACATCAAGCAGAGCGAGGCCGACCTCGACAGCCGGGACTTCGACGAGGAGACCCGGGAGATGCTCGGGCTCGACGACATCGAGGAGATCCTCGGCCAGATCGACCAGGAGGCCGAGATGGACGTCGAGAAGATGGAGCAGCAGGCGGAGGCCGTCAAGCAGGGCCAGGACCCCCGGAAGATAAAGAGCTCCGACGAGGTCATCGACGAGGCCGACGACGAGTTCAGCGGCGGCGACTACGACGTCGAACAGGAGATGAGCGACGATGAAGAGCTGACCGAGACGGAGTAG
- a CDS encoding DUF7312 domain-containing protein, which yields MEDESTRPGREDESGTSHPGGSTTADDTADGPAEADDEFEWVDDGDWDPPNVERRASDDAEAVPVGYVDMDEVIEPGDVTLENAMFVAIGVLGTIGLLLYIVQLAG from the coding sequence ATGGAGGACGAATCGACGCGTCCCGGCCGCGAGGACGAGTCCGGCACGTCGCATCCCGGCGGGTCCACGACTGCGGACGACACGGCCGACGGACCCGCCGAGGCCGACGACGAGTTCGAATGGGTCGACGACGGCGACTGGGACCCGCCGAACGTCGAGCGGCGCGCGAGCGACGACGCGGAGGCCGTCCCGGTCGGCTACGTCGACATGGACGAGGTCATCGAACCGGGAGACGTGACCCTCGAGAACGCGATGTTCGTCGCCATCGGCGTGCTCGGGACCATCGGCCTGCTGCTCTACATCGTCCAGCTCGCGGGATGA
- a CDS encoding type I 3-dehydroquinate dehydratase — MDFDSFVLCASTADLAAEPAAREHADAVEFRMDLASDPLAALADYDGELPVLATNRARWEGGGAGDDTDRLDALATAATTHAVEAIDVELASIRGDDGERVVERAREVGASVVVSTHDFEGAGDAETMATALDAGLAYGDVAKLAVTATDRQDVLSLLALTDEYDRAGDPVATIAMGEAGRHSRVVAPLYGSRIGYAPVDPADATAPGQFDLATTAQLVDELSRR, encoded by the coding sequence ATGGACTTCGACTCGTTCGTCCTCTGTGCGAGCACGGCGGACCTCGCCGCCGAACCGGCGGCCCGCGAGCACGCCGACGCCGTCGAGTTCCGGATGGACCTCGCGAGCGACCCGCTGGCCGCGCTCGCGGACTACGACGGCGAGCTGCCGGTGCTGGCGACGAACCGGGCGCGCTGGGAGGGCGGCGGGGCCGGGGACGACACCGACCGGCTGGACGCGCTGGCGACTGCGGCGACGACGCACGCCGTCGAGGCCATCGACGTCGAGCTGGCGTCGATACGGGGCGACGACGGCGAGCGGGTCGTCGAGCGAGCTCGCGAGGTGGGCGCGAGCGTCGTCGTCTCGACGCACGACTTCGAGGGCGCGGGCGACGCGGAGACGATGGCGACGGCGCTCGACGCCGGGCTCGCATACGGCGACGTGGCGAAGCTCGCCGTCACGGCGACCGACCGGCAGGACGTCCTCTCGCTGCTCGCACTCACCGACGAGTACGACCGGGCGGGCGACCCGGTGGCGACCATCGCGATGGGCGAGGCCGGCCGACACTCCCGCGTCGTCGCCCCGCTGTACGGCTCCCGCATCGGCTACGCGCCGGTCGACCCCGCCGACGCGACCGCGCCCGGGCAGTTCGACCTCGCGACCACGGCCCAACTCGTCGACGAGCTCTCCCGCCGGTGA
- a CDS encoding HTH domain-containing protein: protein MDTESLTVDVHLRAHTPIVGPREHAIETVEELVERGIVADYEVHSWPSAVDLTVPSEVTSQYREFAEWAERAGVTLEPAFSHRVEDNAITGEHNEMLVTPLVCTVVRRDGDIVAVLPCCRGEEDHVTVLSYLSSLDEDVDLVGEEELPAPSVA, encoded by the coding sequence ATGGACACCGAATCGCTCACAGTCGACGTGCACCTTCGGGCACACACACCGATCGTCGGACCGAGAGAACACGCCATCGAGACTGTCGAGGAACTCGTCGAGCGGGGAATCGTCGCGGACTACGAGGTCCACAGCTGGCCGAGCGCGGTCGACCTGACCGTGCCGAGCGAGGTGACCAGCCAGTACCGGGAGTTCGCGGAGTGGGCCGAACGTGCGGGGGTCACGCTCGAACCCGCATTCTCCCACCGGGTCGAGGACAACGCCATCACGGGCGAACACAACGAGATGCTCGTGACGCCGCTGGTCTGTACGGTCGTCCGCCGCGACGGCGACATCGTCGCCGTGCTGCCGTGCTGTCGCGGCGAGGAGGACCACGTCACCGTGCTGTCGTACCTGTCGTCACTCGACGAGGATGTCGACCTCGTCGGCGAGGAGGAGCTGCCGGCACCGTCCGTCGCGTGA
- a CDS encoding transcription initiation factor IIB has product MTNARTRARPRNEEQTDEQTKDSGLSCPECGGHVVSEGSETVCGDCGLVVEEDQVDRGPEWRAFDAQEKNEKSRVGAPTTNTMHDKGLSTNIDWRNKDAYGNSLGSRQREKMQRLRKWNERFRTRDSKERNLKQALGEIDRMASALGLPDNVRETASVIYRRALNEDLLPGRSIEGVATSSVYAAARQAGVPRSLDEISDVSRVEKNEVARTYRYVVRELGLEVRPADPESYVPRFASGLELSDEAEHRARALLQNAKEKGVHSGKSPVGLAAAAVYAASLLTNEKTTQAAVSDVADISEVTIRNRYHELLEAEDNLGLV; this is encoded by the coding sequence ATGACGAACGCACGAACCCGAGCACGACCACGAAACGAGGAACAGACGGACGAACAGACCAAAGACAGCGGCCTCAGCTGCCCCGAATGCGGCGGTCACGTCGTCAGTGAGGGGTCCGAGACCGTCTGTGGCGACTGCGGTCTCGTCGTCGAGGAGGACCAGGTCGACCGCGGCCCCGAGTGGCGCGCGTTCGACGCCCAGGAGAAGAACGAGAAGTCCCGCGTCGGCGCGCCGACGACGAACACGATGCACGACAAGGGCCTCTCGACGAACATCGACTGGCGGAACAAGGACGCCTACGGCAACTCCCTGGGCTCGCGCCAGCGCGAGAAGATGCAGCGCCTCCGGAAGTGGAACGAGCGCTTCCGCACCCGCGACTCGAAGGAGCGCAACCTCAAGCAGGCCCTCGGCGAGATCGACCGCATGGCGAGCGCGCTCGGCCTCCCGGACAACGTCCGCGAGACCGCCTCCGTCATCTACCGCCGCGCGCTGAACGAGGACCTGCTCCCGGGCCGCTCCATCGAGGGCGTCGCGACGAGCTCCGTCTACGCCGCCGCGCGCCAGGCCGGCGTCCCGCGCAGCCTCGACGAGATCAGCGACGTCTCCCGCGTCGAGAAGAACGAGGTCGCCCGCACGTACCGCTACGTCGTCCGCGAACTCGGTCTGGAGGTCCGCCCGGCCGACCCCGAGAGCTACGTCCCGCGCTTCGCCTCGGGTCTCGAACTCTCCGACGAGGCCGAGCACCGCGCCCGCGCACTGCTCCAGAACGCCAAGGAGAAGGGCGTCCACTCCGGCAAGTCGCCCGTCGGCCTCGCCGCCGCCGCCGTCTACGCTGCCTCGCTGCTCACGAACGAGAAGACGACGCAGGCCGCCGTCAGCGACGTCGCCGACATCTCCGAGGTCACCATCCGGAACCGCTACCACGAGCTGCTCGAAGCCGAGGACAACCTCGGCCTCGTCTGA
- the yjjX gene encoding inosine/xanthosine triphosphatase — MRVAVGSENPVKVAATEAAIGDLPGATVDAVAVDSGVAEQPTGLDETRTGARNRARRAYETGGYTLGVGIEGGVAPLGTDDVYLVMWAAVTDGERVELAAGPSVRLPDSVTERIQAGEELGPVMDDEFDREGVARSEGAIGIFTGGTVDREDALRSAVAGALGPFVTASYD, encoded by the coding sequence ATGCGAGTCGCAGTCGGCAGCGAGAATCCGGTGAAAGTCGCGGCGACCGAGGCGGCCATCGGCGACCTCCCCGGGGCGACCGTCGACGCGGTGGCGGTCGACTCCGGCGTCGCCGAACAGCCGACCGGACTGGACGAGACCAGAACCGGCGCACGGAACCGTGCTCGGCGGGCGTACGAGACCGGCGGCTACACCCTCGGCGTCGGCATCGAGGGCGGCGTCGCCCCCCTCGGTACCGACGACGTGTACCTCGTGATGTGGGCCGCGGTCACCGACGGCGAGCGCGTCGAGCTCGCCGCCGGCCCGAGCGTGCGCCTGCCCGACAGCGTGACCGAACGCATCCAGGCGGGCGAGGAGCTCGGCCCGGTGATGGACGACGAGTTCGACCGCGAGGGCGTCGCGCGGAGCGAGGGCGCTATCGGCATCTTCACCGGCGGGACGGTCGACCGGGAGGACGCACTCCGGTCCGCCGTCGCGGGCGCGCTCGGTCCGTTCGTCACCGCGAGCTACGACTGA
- a CDS encoding winged helix-turn-helix transcriptional regulator yields the protein MGEQSDVDERKRATLKRFAAVGAASPFARFADVDSADAGESEVRDAITGYLTATPGAHFSKLRDDLKLGTGETQHHLRRLADDGSVEVYRDGDYKRLYPAGRFSDFEKRALGYLRRETPRGMLVELLRTPEAAGSHLADALDVSRPTVSKYAGELDDAGLLSREDGYRVERPETVLMLVVRYADSFDESAAGLAAEADSLVRFDG from the coding sequence ATGGGGGAACAGAGCGACGTCGACGAGCGAAAACGGGCCACGCTCAAGCGGTTCGCCGCGGTCGGAGCGGCCAGCCCGTTCGCCCGGTTCGCGGACGTCGATTCGGCCGACGCCGGCGAGAGCGAGGTCCGTGACGCCATCACCGGCTACCTCACGGCCACTCCCGGCGCGCACTTCTCGAAGCTCCGCGACGACCTCAAGCTGGGCACCGGCGAGACCCAGCACCACCTTCGCCGCCTCGCCGACGACGGGAGCGTCGAGGTGTACCGCGACGGCGACTACAAACGGCTCTACCCGGCGGGTCGCTTCTCCGACTTCGAGAAGCGCGCGCTCGGCTACCTCCGCCGCGAGACGCCGCGTGGGATGCTCGTTGAACTGCTCCGGACGCCGGAGGCGGCGGGGAGCCATCTCGCGGACGCGCTCGACGTCTCGCGGCCGACGGTGAGCAAGTACGCGGGCGAGCTCGACGACGCCGGCCTGCTCTCCCGCGAGGACGGCTACCGCGTCGAACGGCCCGAGACGGTGCTGATGCTCGTCGTCAGGTACGCGGATTCGTTCGACGAGAGTGCAGCGGGACTGGCCGCGGAGGCGGACTCGCTGGTCCGCTTCGACGGCTGA